From Microbacterium sp. CGR2:
TGATTCCTCGGCTGTACGCGGGACGTACCCGCGCAGTCCCGACGGCCCATCGCCTCGTCTTGCAGGAGCCCGAATGTCAGAGCAGAGCCACACCCAGAATGAGATCGACGCGCACCTCGCGAAGCAGAAGTCGCGGAAGCGGCTGTGGCTGATCGGCGGTGGCATCGCGGCGATCGTCGTCGCTGCGGCGATCGCGATCCCCCTCATCGTGCAGAACAGCAACGCTGAAGCTGCGGGCGCGGGCGGAGACGATCTGATCCCGCTGACGATCGCCGACACCGCGCAGAGCGACTTCCAGGATGCGATCATCGAGGTCGGGCGGGAGAACGGCCTCGACCTGACGTTCGTCAACTTCGATGACCCCTACCTCCCCAACACCGCTCTCGTAGAGGGAGAGGTCGACGGCAACTCCTTTCAGCATGTCGCCTGGCTCAGCCAGTTCAACAAAGAGAACGGGTCCGACATCACGCCGGTGTTCTCCACCGTGATCTCCGCGTGGGGACTGTTCTCGCAGGACTTCACGTCGGCTGAAAGCATCCCCGAGGGCGCGAAGATCGCCGTGCCGGACGATCCGGCGAACTTCTCCCGCGCGCTCTTCATCCTGCAGACCGCCGGCCTGCTCGAGGTCGATGAGAACGCCGGCGTGTTCCCCACCGAGGAAGACATCACGGCGAACCCACGCGGCATCGAGCTCGTGCGCATCGCCCATGAGTCGGTGCAGACGAGCTACGCGGATCCGACCATCTCGGCCGTCGTCATCGCAACGGATGACTTCGACCCTGCGCTCGAGATCACGAGCGACGACGCTCTGGTGCTCGAAGACTCGTCCGCCACGACGTCGAGCCCCTACGTCATCGTGGTCGCGACGACCGCGGACCGTGCGGACGACCCCGCCTGGGCGCTTCTGGAGAATACGTACCGCGACGAGCGCGTGGTCGAGGCACTGAAAGAGGAGAAACGTGGCGAGGCCACGATCGTCGAGCTGCCCGTTGATGATCTGCGTGCCGCTCTCGCGGAGCTCGTCGCGCAGTAGTCGCGGCGGTGCGGAGATCGACCGCCCTTTCAGACCGAGGTTCGAATGACAGAGCGCATCCAGCTGACCGGGGTGTCGAAGGACTATCCCGCGCAGGGGAAAGGCGACCCCGTGCGGGTGCTCCGGGACATCGACATCTCGGTGCAGGCCGGCGAGATCTACGGGCTGATCGGTCGTTCCGGCGCAGGGAAGTCGACGCTGCTGCGAATGATCAACGGACTCGAGAAGCCGACCGAAGGACAGGTGCTGGTCGACGGCGTCGACGTGCACGCACTGCCGCCTGCCGAACTGCGTGCGCTGCGACACAGCATCGGCATGGTGTTCCAGCAGTTCAACCTCTGGAACTCCCGCACCGTGTTCGGCAACATCGCCACGCCGCTGAAGCTCGCCGGCTGGAAGGACGCCGACATCTCTCGTCGAGTCGGCGAGCTGCTCGACTTCGTGGGGCTCGGCGGAAAAGCTTTCGCGCGTCCGCGGCAGCTGTCCGGCGGGCAGAAGCAGCGGGTCGGTATCGCCCGGGCGATCGCGGCCCGGCCGTCGGTGCTCCTGGCCGACGAGGCGACGAGCGCACTCGATCCGCAGACGACCACCGAGATCGTCGATCTGCTGCGATCGGTCAACGAGGAGTTCGGCATCACCATCGTCGTGGTGACCCACGAGATGGACGTGATGAGTCAACTGGCCGACCGCGTGTCGATCCTGAGCAACGGCGACGTGGTCGAGTCGGGCGACATCCACCAGATCCTCGCAAGACCGCAGCATCCGATCACCGCCAACCTCGTCGGCTCCTACACCCGCACGATGCTGAGCGAGAAGGATCGGAGGGCGCTCGCCGCCGAGTTCGAGGGACGGCTGATCTCGGTGGCCATGGACGGGGTGATCGCCGAGGGACCGCTGCTGTCCTCGCTCGCTCGCGCTCACGGCGTCGACTTCTCGATCATCCAGGGTGGTGTCGCCAGGGTGAAGAACCTCCCGTACGGTCAGCTCAGCCTGGCGTTGCACGGACAGGACGATGACGTCGAACGGTTCCTCGCTGAACTCGCGACGCGCACCGAGGTGACGACATGGTGAGCATCGACGCCCTCGATCTCGACGTCGTCGTCCCCAAGGTGGCGCGGGCCCTCGGGGAGACGCTGTTCATGGTCTCGGTGGCCTTCTTCCTCGCTTCCGTGATCGGACTGATGCTCGGCATCTTCCTCTACGCCACGCGTCCGGGACAGCTCCTGCACAGCAAGGTGGTCCACACGGTCCTCAACATCGTCGTGAACACGCTGCGTCCGATCCCCTTCATCATCCTGCTCATCGCTCTCACTCCTTTCACGAGAGCTCTGATCGGCACGAGTATCGGCCCCGCAGCGGCGATTCTGCCCCTGACCATCGCCGCGTCCGTGGGCATCGCCCGCGTCGCCGAGTCGAATCTCGTGGCCGTCGATCCCGGCGTCATCGAAGCGGCCAAGGCGTTCGGCGCCTCACCCCTGCACATTCTGTTCGGCTTCGTGGTCAGAGAGGCGTTCGGGCCGCTGCTGCTGTCCCTGACCTTCATCTTCGTCGCGCTGATCGACGCGACCGCGGTCGCCGGCGCAGTCGGCGGAGGAGGGCTCGGGAACCTCGCGCTCACCTACGGCTACCAGCGCTTCGACTATGCGGTGATGATCCTCATCATCATCGTGCTGATCGCGCTCGTGCAGCTGGTGCAGTTCGTCGGGAATCGCATCGCCCGTCACTTCATCGACGGATGACGTCCATGGCAGTCCGTGATCGTCGTCGTGTCGTCGTCGTGGGCGCCGGCGTGATCGGGTCTGCGACGGCGTCGCGGATCGCGGAACGCGGCGTCGACGTGGTGCTGCTGTCGGCAGAGCGCGCGGGAAGCACAGCGACGTCGCGGGCGAGTTTCGCCTGGGTGAATGCGCACGGGAAGACGCCGGATGCGTATCGCCAGCTCAACGAGGACAGTCGCCGACTGCACCTTCGACAGTCGGCGGTGCATGATGTTCCGTGGTTCCACCGCATCGGTTCGGAGATCGATGGCGTCGTGCATGCCGATGACGGCTACGTCGACGCAGAGGCGTTCATCGCGGCCCAGGTCCACGACCTGCGTCTCGCGGGCGGCACGGTGCGGGATGCGATTCCCGTCGAATCGCTCGACGAGGTCCGCGGGCTGTGCGGCCCGGCGGATGCGATCGTCGTCGCAGCCGGCGCCGGCACAGCGGGCCTCGTGGCCGGCATCCCGCGCAGCGCCCGTCGACTGCAGACATCCACCGGACCGGTCGGCTTTCTCGCACGCATCGACGTAGACGAGCATCCGCTGCCTGCTCGCGTCTACTCGAGAGACGGTGTGCAGGTGCGCCCGGACGGCGCGGGCCGGGTCGCCGCACAGAGCCTGCGCCTCGAGGCCGAGCTCCTCCGCAACGGTGCTGTGGCGTCGCGGCGCACCGTGTGGTCGCGGTTGCGCGACGAGATCGAGCGCACCCTGGGCTGGCGCATCCCCGCCGATGCGAACGTGCGGATCGACGCTGCGCCGCGCCCTCGTGCAGCCGACGGTCTCCCGGTCGTCGGCTGGATGGCAGAGGATACTTATATCGCCCTCAGCCACAGCGGGATCACGCTCGCGCCGCTGCTGGCGGAGTCGATCGCTCGCGACCTGTGCGGCGACGAAGACCCCCGGCTGACCCCTTTCCGTCCCTGACCGATCGGACTTCCATGACTGATGCCGCACTCACGCCCAGTGCCCTGCTGGCGGGTCTTCCCGCGCGCCAGGGGTTCGGCGACGCGACGCTCATCCGGCTGCCGCCAGGCGCCGTCGATCTGGGTGGGGGGAACCCCGCCACCGATCTGCTCCCCCTGGACGTCTACCGCGACGCGTTCCAGACGGTGACCGTCGGTGAGGGTTTCGCGTCCCTGTTGAAGTACACGCCCGCCGCCGGCCTTCCTTCCTTGCGGGCGGTGATCGCGCAGCGGGAAGGCGTGTCGCCCGACCGAGTGCTGATCACCAACGGCGGCGCGCACGGCCTTGCGCTCGCGGTACTGAGCACGCTCGATGCCGGTGATCTGATCGTGGTGGACGACCCGGTGTACCCGCTCTTCCTGCGCGTCCTCGACCTGATCGGCGTGGAGGTCGCACCGATACCGGTCGGAGCCGACGGGATCGACACCGACGTCCTGGAGCGCCATCTCCGCGCGGGTCTGCGACCGAAGGCGCTGTTCACCGTCCCGACGTTCCAGAACCCCTCCGGTGTCACCCTCAGCGCGGAGCGGGAGGCTGCGCTGGTCGCGCTCGCCGAGAAGTACGGGTTCGCCATCATCGCCGATGACCCGTATCGGGCCATCGCCTTCCCCGGAACCGTGGTGCCGGAGCGCACCGCTTTCCGCGACTCGGATCGCGTGCTCGGCGTGAACACGCTCTCCAAGACTCTGGGGCCCGGCCTCCGACTCGGCTGGATCGTGCTGCCCGCAGCGCTTTCAGAGCGTGTGTCATGGTTGCGCAATCGCATCGACGGGCAGACCGGTGGTGTCGTGCAGGCGGTCGTGGAGCGGATGCTGACGGATGAGCGGCTCGAGCCCTCGATCACCGCGGCGAGCGAGGCGTACGCCGCGAAGGCGCGCCAGCTGACGACGGCTCTGCGGGCAGAGTTCGGCGACGACGTCGAGGTGGCCGACCCGCAGGGCGGGTTCTTCGCCTGGGCGCGGATCGGTGGCGAGCTGGACTTCGGCGAGCTGTTCGACATGGCACAGGACCGAGGGGTCACCTACCAGCGTGGCGAGTGGTTCGCCGCCGCCGGTGAAGGATTCCGGGGGTTCGCCCGGCTGTCCTTCTCCGAGCAGAGCGAAGCGGACCTCGTGGCGGGTGTCGCTCGTCTCGCGGACGCCTGGCGAGAGCTGATCGGGCGCAGATGACCCACGGCGCGGCGTCCTAGACTTGGTGGATGATCGACCTCGCACTCCTCCGCGACCAGCCGGAGATCGTCCGCCGTTCACAGGCCGCTCGCGGGAACGACCAGAGCACCGTCGACGTGGCACTCGAGGCAGATCGCTCGCGCCGCGCAGCGCTCTCGGCGTTCGAAGACCTGCGAGCGGAGCAGAACGCCTTCGGCAAGCAGGTGGCCAAGGCGGCCAAGGAGGAGAAGGCGGCTCTCGTCGCGCAGGCCAAAGACCTCGCGGACCGCGTCAAGCAGGCGCAGCACGCGGCGAACGAGGCGGCGGAGGCAGCATCCGAGGCGCTCGCCCGCATCGAGAACGTCGTCATCGACGGTGTCCCGGCCGGGGGAGAGGCTGACTTCGTCGAACTGCGTCGCGTGGGCGAGGTGCCGTCGTTCGGGTTCGAGCCGCGCGATCATCTGGAACTCGGCGAGATCCTCGGGGCGATCGACATGGAGCGCGGCGCGAAGGTGTCGGGCTCGCGATTCTACTTCCTCCGCGGTATCGGCGCACGGCTCGAGATCGCCCTGATGAACATGGCGCTCGACAAGGCGCTGCAGCACGACTTCGTCCCCATGATCACCCCGACGCTCGTGCGACCGGAGATCATGCAGGGGACAGGGTTCCTCGGGGAGCACGCCGACGAGGTCTACCACCTCGACAAGGACGACGACCTGTACCTGGTCGGCACGAGCGAGGTGGCGCTGGCCGGGTACCACAAGGACGAGATCGTCGATCTGACAGGCGGCGCGCTCCGCTACGCGGGATGGTCGACCTGTTACCGGCGCGAAGCCGGATCGCACGGCAAGGACACCCGCGGCATCATCCGCGTGCACCAGTTCAACAAGTTGGAGATGTTCGTCTACACGACGGCGGAGGACGCCGAGGCGGAGCACCTGCGCCTCGTCGCGCTGCAGGAGGAGATGCTGACCGAACTCGGGCTCGCCTACCGCGTGATCGACGTGGCGGCCGGCGACCTCGGGTCCAGCGCTGCCCGCAAGTACGACATCGAGGCCTGGGTCCCGACGCAGGACGCGTTCCGCGAACTCACCTCGACCTCGAACTGCACCACGTTCCAGGCTCGGCGTCTCGACGTGCGGCACCGGCCGGAGGGTGACGCGTCCGGCGCTCCGAACGGTGCGGCCAAGACGCAGCATGTCGCCACACTGAACGGGACGCTCGCGACCACTCGCTGGATCGTGGCGCTGCTCGAGACGCATCAGCAGGCTGACGGCTCGGTGCGGGTGCCGGAGATCCTGCGGCCCTATCTCGGGGGGATGGACGTGATCCGACCGGTCGGTTGGGTCGAGGAGACGCAGGAGGGTGAGGCATGACCGACGTCTGGCTCGTCGGCCTCGACGTCGACGGCACGATCCTCTTGCAGGACGAGACCATGAGCCCCGGTGTGCCGGAGGCCGTCAGCCGTGTGCGCGAGGCGGGTCATGAGGTGACCATCGCCACCGGCCGAAGTTGGATGGCCACCCGCCGCTACGTCGAAGAGCTCGGGCTGACCGCCGAGTACGTCGTGTGCTCGAACGGCGCCGTGACGATGCGACGTGTCGGCGACGACTGGGAGCGTTGGAAGATCGAGACGTTCGATCCGCGGCCGGTGCTGGAGCTTCTGCAGGAGCGGCTCCCGGATGCACGGTACATGGTCGAGTTGGCCTCGGCGCAGCGTCTCTACACCGCGCAGCTCGATGACTGGACGCTCGACGGCGGTCGGCAGGTCGATTTCGAGGAGCTGGGTGCCGAGCCGGTCTCGCGCATCGTCGTCGTCTCTCCCGGTCACGACGAAGACGACTTCCATCGTCTGGTGGCGGATGCCGGTCTCAACGAGGTCTCGTACGCCATCGGGTGGACAGCGTGGCTCGATATCGCACCGCAGGGCGTCGACAAGGGCACGGCCCTGGAGCAGGTGCGCACCGAGCTCGGCGTCGACGGCAGCCGCGTCTTCGTGGCCGGCGACGGCCGGAACGACATCGGCATGTTCGGCTGGGCACGGACCCTCGGTGGCCGAGCGGTGGCGATGGGGCAGGCTCCGGACGAGGTGAAGGATGCAGCGGGGGAGATCACCGCTGACGTGGTCGACGGCGGCCTCGCGCAGGCGCTGGACACGCTTCCAGCACCCGCCCAGGTCAGCGCGCGAGAATAGAACTCGGCTAGACTCACGCGTTGTCGGCAGATGCTTCTGTCGGGAGGGTTGTCCGAGCGGCCGATGGAGCTGGTCTTGAAAACCAGTGGGCAGAGATGTCTCGTGGGTTCGAATCCCACACCCTCCGCATACTGAGCACGGTGACCCCGCACCGTCGCCCGATCCGAAAGGCCCCGAGTGAGCGAGCACACCCGACGCCGTCGCACTATCGCGAGGCACGGTCAGCTCCCCACCCCGGGTCCGGTCAGCCAACTGCTGAAGTTCATCGCCATCGGTCTCGCCGTGGCTCTCGTCAGCGGCATCGGCATCGCCGCCTACATCTTCTACGACCTCTCGAGCACAGTGTCGGCCAATGCCGTCGAACTCGACGGTCAGGAGAGCGTGCCGCCGGACATCGGCGAGTATGAGGGTGGGTTCAACCTCGTCCTCACCGGCGTCGACACCTGCGAAGACGACTACAAGCAGTACTTCGGCGACCGTTGCAGCGGCGGAGACGCCGAGGGAACCTTGAACGACGTGAACCTGTTGGTGCACGTCTCGGAGGAGCCCCGCCGGATCACGGTCGTCAGCTTCCCGCGCGACCTGATGATCCCCATTCCCGAGTGCACCGACGAGGAGGGCACCGTCCAGCCGGCGATGAACAAGCAGCCCTTGAACGTGGCGTACACCGACGGCGGGCTGAACTGCGTCGCGAAGACGATCTCGGAGCTCACCGGCCAGGACGTCCAGTTCGCGGCATCCGTCACCTTCGGCGGCGTCATCGAGATCACGAATGCGATCGGCGGCGTCGACGTGTGCCTCGCGAACCCGATCAAGGACTACCACACCGGCCTCGACATGACGGCCGGGACGCACACGGTGCAGGGCCTGGAAGCGCTCCAGTTCCTCCGTACACGTCACGGTGTCGGCGACGGCAGCGACCTGGGGCGCATCGGCAATCAGCAGCAGTACATGTCGAGCCTCGTGCGCAAGATGATCAGCGGTGAGGTTCTCGGAAACGTGCCCGTCATGCTGAAGCTCGCGAACACGGGCCTCAACAACCTCGAAGCCAGCACGTCTCTCGCCGACCCGATGAAGATCGTCCAGATCGCCCTCGCGGTGAAGTCGGTGCCGTTCGAGGACATCGTCTTCGTGCAATACCCGACCGTCGAGGATTACGACGACGCGAACAAGGTCGTACCGGACGACGAGGCCGCCACCGCCCTCTGGGACGCGATCGAGGCGAACTCGCAACTGCAGATCACCCACGAGAACACCAGCAATGACGGCGTCGTCGTGCAGGAGCCCGAGGCTCCGGCTGGCGAGGCAGACCCCGCGACCCCGACGACTCCGGCACCCACAGCGACACCCGACGACGTCGTGGCACTGCCCGACTCGATCAAGGGCAACTCCGCCGCACAGCAGACCTGCTCCAACGGCAACGTCCGCTAGCCCGTCGTCGATCTCCGCACGATCAACTCGGGCGGGAACACCGTCTGACGCGGGATGCTGTCGGGGTCGGATGCTTCCTCGAGCACGATACGCAGCGCAGTACGGCCGATCATCCTGCTGGGTTGCCGGATCGACGAGAGGGGTACGGCGGCCGCAGCGGCGAACGAGATGTCGTCGAAGCCGATCAGGGCGATCTCGTCGGGCACGAGTACGCGTCCGCCTGCGACGAGTGACTGCAGCAGGCCGAGCGCGAGCAGATCGTTGGCGGCGAAGAGGGCGTCGGGCCATTCGCGTCGAGGGCGGGTGAGGAGCCGTGCGCCCGCCGCCGCTCCTTCCTCGACCGTCATCGCCGAGGTCGGCACGACCTCGAGGGCGACATGAACCGAGGCGTTCTCGGCGGCCGCGCGGGCGCCGGCCAGGCGGTCGGTGACCTGCCGCATCTCGAAGGGCCCGCCGACGAACGCGATGCGCCGACGTCCCCTCTCGATGAGGTGCTCCACCGCGAGCCGCCCACCGGCGACGCTGTCGACGGAGACGGACGAGAACCCGCTGTCGGCGCTGAAGCGGTCGACGAGCACGGTGGCGATGCCGCTCTCGCGGAATCGCCGCAGCTGGGTCATCACGTCGCCGTAGGGGGCGATGAGAAGGCCGCGCACCTGCTGCTCGCGGAAGAGGTCGAGATAGACCTTCTCGCGGGAGGGGTCGTCATCCGTGTTGCCGTACAGGATGGCGATGCCGTGGCTGGAGGCCTCATCCTCCGCACCGCGCACGACGTCGTTGTAGAAGGGGTTCTGCCCGTCGAGGACGACGAAACCCACGGTGCTGCTGATCCCGGCCCGGAGTTTACGGGCGGCATCGTTGCGCACATAGCCGAGCTCTTCGATCGCCTGGCTCACGCGGGCGACCGACTCGCGGGACACCTCTTCCGGACGATTCAGCACATTCGACACGGTGCCGACGGATACGCCCGCACGAACGGCGACATCGCGGATGCTGACCGGCACGGTTGTCCTCTCGTCGTCGGGCGGATCACGTTCGGGCATCGGGGGTTGACCTGAGCCCGGCGTCACATACACTAGCCTGAAACGCGGATGAATCGATTCAGATTGATTCATTCCGCACATCATCCCCCTCAACGGAGAGGAAAGCCAGTGGTCGACGAAGCATCCGCCCGCAGCGCTCCCCCCACGGCTCTGGAGCTTCGCCGAGTTGTGAAGTCCTTCGGCCCGGTCGTCGCGCTCCGCTCCGGCAGCCTCGCGCTCCGGTCCGGCTCGATCCACGCACTCATCGGAGAGAACGGCGCGGGCAAATCGACTCTGGTGAAGATCATGGCCGGGCTCTACCGCCGCGATTCGGGCGACTTCCAGCTGCACGGCGAGGATGTCGACTTCACCAGCACGGCTCAGTCGAAGGCCGCAGGCATCGCGGTGATCTACCAGGAGCCGACGCTCTTCCCCGACCTCTCCGTCACCGAGAACATCTTCATGGGTCGGCAGCCGACCGGCGCGTTCGGCCGGATCGATCGCAAGGCGATGCGCGCGGAGGTCGATCAGATCTTCCGTCGCCTGGGCGTCACTCTCGATCCCGATCGGATCACCGAGGGCCTGTCGATCGCGGACCAGCAGATCATCGAGATCGCGAAGGCGATCTCGCTCGACGCGAGCGTGCTGATCATGGACGAGCCGACGGCCGCGCTCAGCGGCGTCGAGGTCGAGCGACTGTTCGCCGTGGCACGGAGCCTCCGCGACGAGGGTCGTGCGATCCTCTTCATCTCGCACCGCTTCGACGAGGTGTTCGCGTTGTGCGACACCGTCACCGTGATGCGCGACGGGACCTATATCGCGACCACGCCGGTCGCTGAGACCACCGTCGACGACCTCGTCCGCCAGATGGTCGGTCGCGACGTCACAGAGCTGTTCCCGAAGCAGGAGGCGGAAGTCGGCGGGGCACTGCTCGAGGTTCAGGGGCTCACCACTCCGGGTGTGTTCCACGACATCTCGTTCACGGTCCGGGCGGGCGAGATCGTGGCGCTCGCCGGCCTGGTGGGGGCAGGCCGCAGCGAGGTCGCGCGCGCCGTCTTCGGCGTCGACGACTATCGGGAGGGTGAAGTGCGGATGCTCGGTGCAGGCGTTCCGCGCCGCAACCCCACCGCCGCCATGCGGAGCGGCCTCGCACTGGTGCCGGAAGACCGTCGCAAGCAGGGACTCGTCATCGACGCCGCCGTCGGCGGCAACATCACTCTGGCGATCCGTCGAAACCTGGCGAAGTGGGGCCTGATCACGCAGGGGATGGAGAATCGTG
This genomic window contains:
- a CDS encoding methionine ABC transporter ATP-binding protein, whose product is MTERIQLTGVSKDYPAQGKGDPVRVLRDIDISVQAGEIYGLIGRSGAGKSTLLRMINGLEKPTEGQVLVDGVDVHALPPAELRALRHSIGMVFQQFNLWNSRTVFGNIATPLKLAGWKDADISRRVGELLDFVGLGGKAFARPRQLSGGQKQRVGIARAIAARPSVLLADEATSALDPQTTTEIVDLLRSVNEEFGITIVVVTHEMDVMSQLADRVSILSNGDVVESGDIHQILARPQHPITANLVGSYTRTMLSEKDRRALAAEFEGRLISVAMDGVIAEGPLLSSLARAHGVDFSIIQGGVARVKNLPYGQLSLALHGQDDDVERFLAELATRTEVTTW
- a CDS encoding methionine ABC transporter permease, with translation MVSIDALDLDVVVPKVARALGETLFMVSVAFFLASVIGLMLGIFLYATRPGQLLHSKVVHTVLNIVVNTLRPIPFIILLIALTPFTRALIGTSIGPAAAILPLTIAASVGIARVAESNLVAVDPGVIEAAKAFGASPLHILFGFVVREAFGPLLLSLTFIFVALIDATAVAGAVGGGGLGNLALTYGYQRFDYAVMILIIIVLIALVQLVQFVGNRIARHFIDG
- the serS gene encoding serine--tRNA ligase; amino-acid sequence: MIDLALLRDQPEIVRRSQAARGNDQSTVDVALEADRSRRAALSAFEDLRAEQNAFGKQVAKAAKEEKAALVAQAKDLADRVKQAQHAANEAAEAASEALARIENVVIDGVPAGGEADFVELRRVGEVPSFGFEPRDHLELGEILGAIDMERGAKVSGSRFYFLRGIGARLEIALMNMALDKALQHDFVPMITPTLVRPEIMQGTGFLGEHADEVYHLDKDDDLYLVGTSEVALAGYHKDEIVDLTGGALRYAGWSTCYRREAGSHGKDTRGIIRVHQFNKLEMFVYTTAEDAEAEHLRLVALQEEMLTELGLAYRVIDVAAGDLGSSAARKYDIEAWVPTQDAFRELTSTSNCTTFQARRLDVRHRPEGDASGAPNGAAKTQHVATLNGTLATTRWIVALLETHQQADGSVRVPEILRPYLGGMDVIRPVGWVEETQEGEA
- a CDS encoding LCP family protein, coding for MSEHTRRRRTIARHGQLPTPGPVSQLLKFIAIGLAVALVSGIGIAAYIFYDLSSTVSANAVELDGQESVPPDIGEYEGGFNLVLTGVDTCEDDYKQYFGDRCSGGDAEGTLNDVNLLVHVSEEPRRITVVSFPRDLMIPIPECTDEEGTVQPAMNKQPLNVAYTDGGLNCVAKTISELTGQDVQFAASVTFGGVIEITNAIGGVDVCLANPIKDYHTGLDMTAGTHTVQGLEALQFLRTRHGVGDGSDLGRIGNQQQYMSSLVRKMISGEVLGNVPVMLKLANTGLNNLEASTSLADPMKIVQIALAVKSVPFEDIVFVQYPTVEDYDDANKVVPDDEAATALWDAIEANSQLQITHENTSNDGVVVQEPEAPAGEADPATPTTPAPTATPDDVVALPDSIKGNSAAQQTCSNGNVR
- a CDS encoding sugar ABC transporter ATP-binding protein translates to MVDEASARSAPPTALELRRVVKSFGPVVALRSGSLALRSGSIHALIGENGAGKSTLVKIMAGLYRRDSGDFQLHGEDVDFTSTAQSKAAGIAVIYQEPTLFPDLSVTENIFMGRQPTGAFGRIDRKAMRAEVDQIFRRLGVTLDPDRITEGLSIADQQIIEIAKAISLDASVLIMDEPTAALSGVEVERLFAVARSLRDEGRAILFISHRFDEVFALCDTVTVMRDGTYIATTPVAETTVDDLVRQMVGRDVTELFPKQEAEVGGALLEVQGLTTPGVFHDISFTVRAGEIVALAGLVGAGRSEVARAVFGVDDYREGEVRMLGAGVPRRNPTAAMRSGLALVPEDRRKQGLVIDAAVGGNITLAIRRNLAKWGLITQGMENRAAKEWASRLEVKTHALDTVASTLSGGNQQKVVLAKWLATAPRVLIIDEPTRGIDVGTKSEVHRLLSQLAGEGLGILMISSELPEVLGMADRVLVMREGRITAEIAREQATSENVMYAATHASESHPDDVLSDQRDSQ
- a CDS encoding PLP-dependent aminotransferase family protein, with the translated sequence MTDAALTPSALLAGLPARQGFGDATLIRLPPGAVDLGGGNPATDLLPLDVYRDAFQTVTVGEGFASLLKYTPAAGLPSLRAVIAQREGVSPDRVLITNGGAHGLALAVLSTLDAGDLIVVDDPVYPLFLRVLDLIGVEVAPIPVGADGIDTDVLERHLRAGLRPKALFTVPTFQNPSGVTLSAEREAALVALAEKYGFAIIADDPYRAIAFPGTVVPERTAFRDSDRVLGVNTLSKTLGPGLRLGWIVLPAALSERVSWLRNRIDGQTGGVVQAVVERMLTDERLEPSITAASEAYAAKARQLTTALRAEFGDDVEVADPQGGFFAWARIGGELDFGELFDMAQDRGVTYQRGEWFAAAGEGFRGFARLSFSEQSEADLVAGVARLADAWRELIGRR
- a CDS encoding FAD-binding oxidoreductase, with translation MAVRDRRRVVVVGAGVIGSATASRIAERGVDVVLLSAERAGSTATSRASFAWVNAHGKTPDAYRQLNEDSRRLHLRQSAVHDVPWFHRIGSEIDGVVHADDGYVDAEAFIAAQVHDLRLAGGTVRDAIPVESLDEVRGLCGPADAIVVAAGAGTAGLVAGIPRSARRLQTSTGPVGFLARIDVDEHPLPARVYSRDGVQVRPDGAGRVAAQSLRLEAELLRNGAVASRRTVWSRLRDEIERTLGWRIPADANVRIDAAPRPRAADGLPVVGWMAEDTYIALSHSGITLAPLLAESIARDLCGDEDPRLTPFRP
- a CDS encoding MetQ/NlpA family ABC transporter substrate-binding protein; protein product: MSEQSHTQNEIDAHLAKQKSRKRLWLIGGGIAAIVVAAAIAIPLIVQNSNAEAAGAGGDDLIPLTIADTAQSDFQDAIIEVGRENGLDLTFVNFDDPYLPNTALVEGEVDGNSFQHVAWLSQFNKENGSDITPVFSTVISAWGLFSQDFTSAESIPEGAKIAVPDDPANFSRALFILQTAGLLEVDENAGVFPTEEDITANPRGIELVRIAHESVQTSYADPTISAVVIATDDFDPALEITSDDALVLEDSSATTSSPYVIVVATTADRADDPAWALLENTYRDERVVEALKEEKRGEATIVELPVDDLRAALAELVAQ
- a CDS encoding HAD family hydrolase, coding for MTDVWLVGLDVDGTILLQDETMSPGVPEAVSRVREAGHEVTIATGRSWMATRRYVEELGLTAEYVVCSNGAVTMRRVGDDWERWKIETFDPRPVLELLQERLPDARYMVELASAQRLYTAQLDDWTLDGGRQVDFEELGAEPVSRIVVVSPGHDEDDFHRLVADAGLNEVSYAIGWTAWLDIAPQGVDKGTALEQVRTELGVDGSRVFVAGDGRNDIGMFGWARTLGGRAVAMGQAPDEVKDAAGEITADVVDGGLAQALDTLPAPAQVSARE
- a CDS encoding LacI family DNA-binding transcriptional regulator, with protein sequence MPVSIRDVAVRAGVSVGTVSNVLNRPEEVSRESVARVSQAIEELGYVRNDAARKLRAGISSTVGFVVLDGQNPFYNDVVRGAEDEASSHGIAILYGNTDDDPSREKVYLDLFREQQVRGLLIAPYGDVMTQLRRFRESGIATVLVDRFSADSGFSSVSVDSVAGGRLAVEHLIERGRRRIAFVGGPFEMRQVTDRLAGARAAAENASVHVALEVVPTSAMTVEEGAAAGARLLTRPRREWPDALFAANDLLALGLLQSLVAGGRVLVPDEIALIGFDDISFAAAAAVPLSSIRQPSRMIGRTALRIVLEEASDPDSIPRQTVFPPELIVRRSTTG